In one Thioclava sp. ES.031 genomic region, the following are encoded:
- a CDS encoding C4-dicarboxylate TRAP transporter substrate-binding protein: MTTTRRAFVAMSSAALALPFLNTRSIAAQNISIQIGSSHPTNNIWVYAMQNALQPALEKLLADAGGEYSVSWNENYGGTLYKFKDTRTAVRDGIVDVGMVGTVWEGSAMPLQNVTYFTPFANVDHNVTIDIFDKLTDELPELRAGWTDQNMVHLSSLVTDSYDVYAKFPITSVDDIRNRRLNAPGTSANWLAETGCTPVDGALTTYYTDIQTGVSEGTLSFASGIQPTRVYEVAPHLTRVGFGSMYFGGIAVNKGFYDRLPEPVQAALKEAGRITSRAHGDYITKRTTEAITEMKGAGLQITEMAPAERERWAETLPDVAKPWLEANGAAAATVAKAYFGELEARGIKPARDWTAGI; the protein is encoded by the coding sequence ATGACAACCACACGCAGGGCCTTTGTGGCCATGTCCTCGGCAGCCTTGGCGCTGCCCTTTCTGAACACCCGCAGCATCGCGGCTCAGAACATCTCGATTCAGATCGGGTCGAGCCACCCGACCAACAATATCTGGGTCTACGCCATGCAGAACGCACTGCAACCGGCGCTCGAAAAGCTGCTGGCGGATGCGGGCGGCGAGTATTCCGTGAGCTGGAACGAGAATTACGGCGGCACGCTCTACAAGTTCAAGGATACCCGCACGGCGGTGCGCGACGGCATCGTCGATGTGGGCATGGTGGGGACGGTCTGGGAAGGCTCGGCGATGCCGCTGCAGAACGTGACCTATTTCACCCCCTTCGCGAATGTCGATCATAACGTCACCATCGACATCTTCGACAAGCTGACCGACGAGCTGCCGGAGCTGCGCGCAGGGTGGACCGACCAGAATATGGTGCATCTGTCCTCGCTGGTAACCGACAGCTACGACGTCTACGCCAAATTCCCCATCACCTCGGTCGATGACATCCGGAACCGCCGCCTCAACGCGCCGGGCACCTCGGCCAACTGGCTGGCGGAGACCGGTTGCACGCCGGTGGATGGCGCGCTGACCACCTATTACACCGATATCCAGACCGGCGTTTCCGAGGGCACGCTCTCCTTCGCCAGCGGCATCCAGCCCACACGGGTCTACGAGGTTGCGCCGCATCTGACCCGGGTCGGCTTCGGCTCGATGTATTTCGGCGGGATCGCGGTGAACAAGGGCTTCTACGACCGGCTGCCCGAGCCCGTGCAGGCCGCGCTGAAAGAGGCGGGACGTATCACCTCGCGTGCGCATGGCGACTACATCACGAAACGCACGACCGAGGCGATCACCGAGATGAAGGGCGCTGGGCTGCAGATCACCGAAATGGCTCCCGCAGAGCGCGAACGCTGGGCCGAGACGCTCCCCGACGTCGCGAAGCCCTGGCTTGAGGCCAATGGTGCGGCGGCGGCAACGGTGGCCAAAGCGTATTTTGGCGAACTGGAAGCGCGTGGCATCAAACCTGCCCGCGACTGGACCGCCGGGATCTGA
- a CDS encoding TRAP transporter small permease subunit has product MQRASLLATSLPALRRGLQLALNAMAAVGVLWIFAIMLLIVADVVGRNFLAAPIIGVAEIAARSVVAIVFLLLPAAALNGTLIRSDFLMRGLQRLSPRSVRLLDSLFTFAGAVIFGLVALAAWPDTHDAWVSSEFFGVRGVWTLPTFPFHLLVVLGASVTSFACIFSAVETLLNRPTEEHF; this is encoded by the coding sequence ATGCAACGCGCCAGTCTCCTGGCTACCAGCCTGCCCGCGCTTCGGCGCGGGCTCCAGCTTGCCCTGAACGCGATGGCGGCGGTGGGCGTGCTGTGGATTTTTGCCATCATGCTGCTGATCGTCGCCGACGTGGTCGGTCGCAATTTTCTGGCCGCGCCGATCATCGGCGTCGCCGAGATCGCGGCCCGCTCGGTCGTGGCCATCGTCTTCCTGCTGCTGCCAGCTGCCGCGCTGAACGGCACCCTGATCCGGTCGGATTTCCTGATGCGTGGGCTCCAGCGCCTGTCGCCCCGGTCGGTGCGGCTACTGGACAGCCTGTTTACATTTGCCGGGGCGGTCATCTTCGGACTGGTGGCGCTGGCCGCTTGGCCCGATACGCATGACGCCTGGGTCAGCTCCGAGTTTTTCGGGGTGCGCGGCGTCTGGACGCTGCCGACCTTCCCCTTCCACCTGTTGGTGGTACTGGGGGCCTCTGTCACCAGTTTCGCCTGCATCTTTTCGGCCGTCGAGACCCTGCTGAACCGCCCGACTGAGGAGCACTTCTGA
- a CDS encoding TRAP transporter large permease, with amino-acid sequence MSSITIGLILIGVLFALVLLGMRIAVALLVVAFAGVWILRGNFDLSMRLMSIAAYNGVANYLFATIPLFVLMGHLVSISNVGKDTFDVAEALLRRLLGGLGIATVAANTVFAAVTGVSIASAAVFTKVAVPEMTRHGYSPSFSAGTVAGSSVLGMLIPPSLLLIIYGVLAEQSIGRMFIAGLVPGALLATGFVLWILLAAKFAPGIVFAAPKAQETDPEAQTYDDLSTGELLRKIVPIIVLVTFVLGGLYSGFFTPTEAGGVGAFAALIIAIFRRSLNLRGCWAVLSQTGTISVGILALLVAAGFYSQMLAVAGIPAAIGAFVSGSGFGPVGFLIVYVLLVLLLGMILDSSSILLIVVPIAAPIAQHLGYDLIQFGIITVIAVEVGLLTPPFGISIFTVHSTLGDRSVSLESIFAGALPYVGVMLGVLILVASFPVLIIG; translated from the coding sequence ATGAGCAGCATCACCATAGGACTGATCCTCATTGGCGTGCTCTTCGCGCTCGTGCTCTTGGGGATGCGCATCGCCGTGGCGCTCCTGGTCGTGGCCTTTGCCGGGGTCTGGATCCTTCGCGGCAATTTCGACCTTTCCATGCGGCTCATGTCCATCGCCGCTTACAATGGCGTTGCCAACTATCTCTTCGCGACGATCCCGCTCTTTGTTCTGATGGGGCACCTCGTCAGCATCTCGAATGTGGGCAAGGATACGTTTGACGTCGCCGAGGCGCTGCTGCGCCGTCTGCTTGGCGGCCTTGGCATCGCCACCGTGGCGGCCAACACCGTCTTTGCCGCCGTGACCGGCGTTTCCATCGCTTCGGCGGCGGTCTTCACCAAGGTCGCCGTGCCTGAGATGACGCGCCACGGTTATTCGCCCTCGTTTTCCGCGGGCACCGTCGCGGGCAGTTCGGTTCTCGGGATGCTCATCCCACCGAGCCTGCTTCTGATCATCTATGGCGTGTTGGCCGAGCAATCCATCGGCCGGATGTTCATCGCGGGGCTGGTGCCTGGTGCGCTGTTGGCGACGGGCTTCGTGCTGTGGATCCTGTTGGCTGCGAAATTCGCGCCCGGCATCGTCTTTGCCGCCCCCAAAGCCCAAGAGACCGACCCCGAGGCGCAGACCTATGATGACCTGTCGACGGGAGAACTCCTGCGCAAGATCGTCCCGATCATCGTGCTGGTGACCTTCGTTCTCGGCGGTCTTTATTCCGGGTTCTTCACCCCGACGGAAGCCGGGGGCGTCGGAGCCTTCGCGGCGCTGATCATTGCGATCTTCCGGCGTAGCCTGAACCTGCGCGGTTGCTGGGCGGTGCTGAGCCAGACTGGCACCATCTCGGTCGGCATCCTCGCGCTGCTGGTGGCCGCTGGCTTCTACAGCCAGATGCTTGCCGTCGCAGGTATCCCGGCCGCTATCGGCGCCTTTGTGAGCGGCAGCGGCTTTGGCCCGGTCGGGTTCCTGATCGTCTATGTGCTGCTGGTGCTGCTTCTCGGTATGATCCTGGATAGCAGTTCGATCCTGCTGATCGTGGTTCCTATCGCAGCTCCGATCGCGCAGCACCTTGGTTACGACTTGATCCAGTTCGGCATCATCACGGTGATTGCGGTCGAGGTCGGGTTGCTCACACCGCCCTTCGGGATTTCGATCTTCACGGTGCATTCGACGCTTGGAGACCGGAGCGTCTCCCTGGAATCCATCTTTGCCGGTGCGCTGCCCTATGTCGGCGTGATGCTGGGTGTGCTGATCCTCGTGGCCTCCTTTCCAGTGCTGATTATCGGTTAA
- a CDS encoding XdhC family protein yields MSFVARRRGDFGTPIRVRDMQRNGHLSKRVNGMDQSTTVLCETEWPLARFLGPGPMCLCFISHVEGPSYRPLGSGMAVDGAGRRFGNLSSGCIDEDVALHAVEALKTGAPTVLRYGRGSPFMDIQLPCGGGLEVTLLPAPDREVLDVVHRRLVARENATLTVLPDGQIENGATRGGLTMTLRPKVRVLVFGDGPEPRGFSALAQAAGLPVTLYAGAEETRDGIAGACAFPGKTWPDTAHVDYRTAVTLFFHDHERETALLTHALETRAFYIGAQGSLRARQLREAALSAAGVEDAGIARLVEPFGYVAHARSAQEMAAGVLAQVIDHARRV; encoded by the coding sequence ATGAGCTTCGTCGCAAGGAGGCGGGGCGACTTTGGGACGCCGATCCGAGTTCGAGATATGCAGAGAAACGGACACCTTTCTAAGAGGGTAAATGGCATGGATCAGTCAACGACAGTTCTATGCGAGACCGAATGGCCCTTGGCTCGGTTCTTGGGGCCGGGGCCAATGTGTCTGTGTTTCATCAGCCATGTCGAGGGGCCGTCATATCGCCCGCTCGGCTCTGGCATGGCAGTCGATGGTGCCGGGCGGCGGTTCGGCAATTTGTCGTCGGGATGTATCGACGAGGATGTCGCGCTTCACGCGGTGGAGGCGTTGAAAACCGGCGCTCCGACGGTGCTGCGTTACGGGCGCGGGTCGCCTTTCATGGATATTCAACTGCCTTGTGGGGGAGGGCTGGAAGTAACCTTGCTGCCAGCCCCGGATCGTGAGGTTCTGGACGTGGTGCATCGCCGTCTGGTCGCGCGTGAAAATGCGACGCTGACGGTGCTGCCGGATGGCCAGATCGAAAACGGCGCGACGCGCGGCGGTCTGACGATGACCTTGCGCCCCAAAGTGCGGGTTCTGGTCTTTGGCGACGGTCCCGAGCCTCGGGGCTTTTCCGCGCTTGCGCAGGCTGCGGGATTGCCGGTCACGCTATATGCCGGAGCCGAGGAGACGCGCGATGGCATTGCAGGCGCATGCGCGTTTCCCGGCAAGACCTGGCCCGATACGGCCCATGTCGATTATCGCACGGCCGTCACGCTTTTCTTCCACGACCATGAGCGCGAAACCGCACTTTTGACGCATGCCTTGGAGACTCGCGCTTTCTATATCGGGGCGCAGGGAAGCCTTCGGGCGCGTCAATTGCGCGAAGCGGCCTTGAGTGCCGCCGGGGTGGAGGACGCGGGAATTGCGCGGCTTGTCGAACCCTTCGGATATGTCGCACATGCCCGGTCCGCGCAGGAAATGGCCGCTGGTGTGCTTGCTCAGGTGATCGATCACGCCCGGCGCGTCTGA
- a CDS encoding DUF6538 domain-containing protein: protein MNITKRGDVWHLRRRVPKGYASVDPRREVVISLRTGSETVARQKAPVLWAEQVEVWEAMLDGDTEDAEARFAAAKRFAKARGYRFLDARKVARLPVQELLARIDLVASDEMRDPLGADSLLGGAELPLITVSRALELFWGLARDKILGKSADQVRRWRYPHIKAVQNFIAVVGDKPLADLTIDDFLDFRDWWAERMASEGLTANSANKDLTHLGAVLKRVNRDKRLGLELPLDDLGFRQGKAARRPSFSDDWVRGRLLAVGALDGLEPQARAILLVMVNTGLRPSEIAALRPEEIRLEDPIPHLLLQPIGRVLKTQNAERVMPLHGVSLDAMRAFPDGFSRYRESSTTLSATVNSYLRDADLLESERHSLYSLRHAFEDRMLAAGIDERIRRDVMGHALGRERYGEGGRLAVIAGLLDPIAF, encoded by the coding sequence ATGAATATCACCAAGCGTGGCGACGTCTGGCATCTGCGTCGGCGGGTTCCCAAGGGATATGCCTCTGTCGATCCGCGCCGCGAGGTGGTGATCAGCCTTCGGACGGGGTCAGAGACGGTGGCGCGACAGAAGGCCCCGGTGCTTTGGGCCGAGCAGGTCGAGGTCTGGGAGGCGATGCTCGATGGCGACACGGAAGATGCGGAGGCGCGGTTTGCTGCGGCCAAGCGGTTTGCGAAGGCGCGCGGCTACCGATTTCTCGATGCGCGCAAGGTGGCGCGTCTGCCTGTGCAAGAGCTACTCGCGCGTATCGATCTGGTTGCCAGTGACGAGATGCGTGATCCGCTCGGGGCGGATTCCCTTCTTGGTGGGGCGGAGCTTCCGTTGATCACCGTATCGCGGGCGCTCGAGTTGTTCTGGGGGCTCGCGCGTGACAAAATCTTGGGCAAGAGCGCGGATCAGGTTCGGCGCTGGCGTTACCCGCATATCAAGGCGGTGCAGAATTTCATCGCGGTTGTCGGTGACAAGCCGCTTGCCGATCTCACGATCGACGATTTCCTAGATTTCCGCGATTGGTGGGCAGAGCGGATGGCATCCGAAGGGCTCACAGCGAATTCGGCGAACAAGGATCTGACGCATCTCGGTGCGGTGCTAAAGCGCGTGAACCGAGACAAGCGGCTCGGGCTCGAGCTGCCGCTTGATGATCTCGGTTTTCGACAGGGGAAGGCCGCGCGGCGGCCGTCTTTCTCGGACGACTGGGTGCGGGGCCGCTTGCTGGCCGTCGGTGCGCTCGATGGGCTGGAGCCGCAGGCGCGAGCGATCCTGCTGGTGATGGTGAATACGGGGCTGCGTCCGAGCGAAATCGCAGCGCTACGGCCCGAGGAGATCCGGCTCGAGGATCCGATCCCGCATTTACTCCTGCAGCCGATCGGTCGGGTTCTGAAGACGCAGAATGCGGAACGCGTCATGCCGCTGCACGGGGTGTCGCTCGATGCGATGCGGGCGTTTCCGGACGGGTTTTCGCGCTATCGCGAGAGCTCCACGACGCTGAGCGCCACGGTGAACAGCTACCTGCGGGATGCAGACCTCCTGGAGAGCGAGCGGCATTCTCTCTACAGCTTGCGGCACGCGTTTGAGGATCGGATGCTTGCTGCTGGGATCGATGAGCGAATCCGGCGGGACGTGATGGGGCATGCGTTGGGGCGCGAGCGCTATGGGGAAGGGGGGCGACTTGCGGTGATCGCAGGGCTCCTCGATCCGATCGCATTCTGA
- a CDS encoding mannose-1-phosphate guanylyltransferase/mannose-6-phosphate isomerase, with protein MSKTIHPVLLCGGSGTRLWPLSRKSYPKQFVNLMGEESLFQASAKRLAGDGFAAPSVITGADFRFVVIEQLAALEIAPADILIEPSARNTAAAICAGALVLEAREPGALMLIAPSDHVIPDPARFRAAVETAAPAAEAGQLVTFGIRPDRPETGYGWLELSEAPDAEFSATPQPLKSFVEKPNLAEAEALLENGMHLWNAGLFLFSTSAILEAFARHAPETLAQAKAAVEAAERDLAFTRLAPEPWAQLEDISIDYAVMERADNLTVVPYGGAWSDLGDWQAVWREQNPDEHGIVATGPATAIDCRDTLLHSTDNAQELVGIGLEDIIAVAMPDAVLVAHKDRAQDVKKAVAELKAKGATQAETLPRDFRPWGWYESLVIGKRFQVKRIHVHPGAALSLQSHHHRAEHWIVVEGTAKVTIDDEVKLVSENQSVYIPLGAVHRMENPGKVPLTLIEVQTGSYLGEDDIIRYDDVYARGQGAKG; from the coding sequence ATGAGCAAGACGATCCACCCCGTCCTCCTCTGTGGCGGCTCGGGCACGCGGCTCTGGCCGCTCTCGCGAAAGAGCTACCCCAAGCAGTTCGTCAACCTGATGGGCGAGGAGAGCCTGTTCCAGGCTTCGGCCAAACGGCTCGCGGGCGACGGCTTCGCCGCGCCTTCGGTAATCACCGGCGCGGATTTCCGCTTCGTGGTGATCGAACAACTGGCCGCGCTCGAAATCGCCCCCGCCGATATCCTGATCGAGCCGTCCGCCCGAAACACCGCCGCGGCTATCTGCGCGGGCGCTCTCGTCCTCGAGGCCCGCGAACCCGGCGCACTGATGCTGATAGCGCCCTCCGATCACGTCATCCCAGATCCTGCGCGCTTCCGCGCGGCGGTCGAGACGGCCGCCCCGGCGGCCGAGGCCGGACAGCTGGTCACCTTCGGCATCCGTCCCGATCGACCCGAGACCGGCTACGGCTGGTTGGAGTTGAGCGAAGCCCCGGACGCGGAATTCTCCGCGACCCCGCAGCCGCTGAAATCCTTCGTCGAGAAGCCCAATCTGGCGGAAGCCGAGGCGCTGCTCGAGAACGGTATGCATCTCTGGAATGCGGGCCTCTTCCTTTTCTCGACCTCGGCGATCCTTGAGGCCTTCGCACGACACGCCCCCGAGACGCTCGCGCAGGCCAAAGCTGCCGTCGAAGCAGCGGAGCGTGACCTAGCGTTCACCCGGCTCGCGCCCGAGCCTTGGGCGCAGCTCGAAGACATCTCGATCGACTACGCGGTGATGGAACGCGCCGACAACCTGACCGTCGTGCCCTATGGCGGCGCATGGTCGGATCTCGGCGACTGGCAGGCTGTCTGGCGTGAGCAGAACCCCGACGAGCATGGCATCGTCGCGACCGGCCCCGCCACCGCAATCGACTGTCGCGACACGCTTCTGCATTCAACCGATAACGCTCAGGAACTGGTCGGGATCGGGCTTGAAGATATCATTGCGGTCGCCATGCCCGATGCTGTCCTCGTCGCCCATAAGGACCGTGCGCAGGACGTGAAGAAAGCCGTCGCCGAACTCAAAGCCAAGGGCGCCACCCAGGCCGAGACCCTGCCCCGCGACTTCCGCCCCTGGGGGTGGTATGAAAGCCTCGTCATCGGCAAACGCTTCCAGGTGAAGCGGATCCACGTCCATCCCGGCGCAGCACTGAGCCTGCAAAGCCACCACCACCGCGCCGAACACTGGATCGTCGTCGAGGGCACCGCGAAAGTGACGATCGACGACGAGGTGAAGCTCGTGAGCGAAAACCAGTCCGTCTACATCCCGCTTGGTGCCGTCCACCGGATGGAAAACCCCGGCAAGGTGCCGCTGACACTGATCGAAGTGCAAACCGGCAGCTATCTCGGCGAGGATGACATCATCCGCTACGATGATGTCTATGCGCGCGGGCAAGGCGCGAAAGGGTAA
- a CDS encoding GDP-L-fucose synthase, producing the protein MTKIYIAGHRGMVGGAILRQLETCKTKGETLELITRTHSELDLTDQAAVRDFMQTERPDVVILAAAKVGGIHANNTYPAEFIYENLMIEANVIHQAFAAGVTKLLQLGSSCIYPKAAPQPMAEDALLTGPLEPTNEPYAIAKIAGIKLCESYNRQHGVDYRSVMPTNLYGPGDNFHPQNSHVLPALIRRFHEAACDGLEEVTIWGTGTPRREFLHVDDMAEASLFVLDLPKAEYDTNTDPMLSHINVGSGSDISILKLAQMVAKVTGFEGRITTDPSKPDGTMRKLMDVSRLKAMGWQARIDLEDGIAETYRWFIDNADTART; encoded by the coding sequence ATGACCAAGATTTATATTGCAGGCCATCGCGGCATGGTGGGCGGCGCGATCCTGCGCCAGTTGGAGACGTGCAAGACCAAGGGCGAGACGCTGGAGCTGATCACCCGCACGCATTCTGAACTCGATCTGACCGATCAGGCGGCGGTGCGCGACTTCATGCAGACCGAGCGCCCCGACGTGGTGATCCTCGCAGCCGCGAAAGTCGGCGGAATCCATGCCAACAACACTTATCCGGCGGAATTCATCTACGAAAACCTGATGATCGAGGCCAACGTGATCCATCAAGCCTTCGCCGCCGGGGTCACGAAGCTCCTGCAGCTCGGCTCGTCCTGCATCTACCCGAAAGCCGCCCCGCAGCCGATGGCGGAGGATGCACTGCTGACCGGGCCCTTGGAGCCTACGAACGAGCCCTATGCGATCGCGAAGATCGCCGGGATCAAGCTTTGCGAGAGCTACAACCGCCAACATGGCGTGGACTACCGCTCGGTCATGCCGACGAATCTCTACGGGCCGGGCGACAACTTCCATCCCCAGAACAGTCATGTGCTGCCCGCGCTGATCCGGCGCTTCCACGAGGCGGCGTGCGACGGGTTAGAGGAGGTCACGATCTGGGGCACCGGCACGCCGCGGCGTGAGTTCCTGCATGTCGATGACATGGCCGAGGCCTCGCTCTTCGTGCTCGACCTTCCCAAGGCGGAGTATGACACGAATACCGATCCGATGCTGAGCCATATCAACGTGGGCTCGGGGAGCGACATCTCGATCCTGAAGCTGGCGCAGATGGTCGCGAAGGTGACCGGTTTTGAGGGCCGGATCACTACCGACCCGTCGAAGCCGGATGGAACGATGCGCAAGCTGATGGATGTCAGCCGCCTGAAAGCGATGGGCTGGCAGGCGCGTATCGACCTCGAAGACGGGATCGCCGAGACCTATCGCTGGTTCATCGATAATGCCGACACCGCCAGGACGTGA
- the gmd gene encoding GDP-mannose 4,6-dehydratase, which translates to MKKALITGITGQDGSYLAELLLGKGYEVHGIKRRASLFNTQRIDHIYEDPHSNHAQMKLHYGDLSDTSNLTRLIRDIEPDEVYNLGAQSHVAVSFEAPEYTADVDAIGTLRLLEAIRFLGLEKTTRFYQASTSELYGLVQETPQKETTPFHPRSPYGVAKLYAYWIAVNYREAYGMYACNGILFNHESPRRGETFVTRKITRGLSNIALGLEPCLYMGNIDSLRDWGHAKDYVRMQWMMLQQDAPEDFVIATGKQYSVREFITWTARELGIELEFSGSGTEEIATVASVKGDKAPALKVGDVVMRIDPRYFRPAEVDTLLGDPTKAKEKLGWVPEITAQEMCAEMVAEDHKAARRYALLKEHGLDLPVSLEG; encoded by the coding sequence ATGAAAAAAGCCCTCATCACAGGCATCACCGGTCAAGATGGCTCCTACCTTGCAGAACTCTTGTTGGGAAAGGGTTACGAGGTCCACGGCATTAAGCGCCGCGCCTCGCTCTTCAACACCCAGCGGATCGACCATATTTACGAGGATCCGCACAGCAACCACGCCCAGATGAAACTACATTACGGTGATCTGTCGGACACGTCGAACCTAACGCGTCTGATCCGCGATATCGAGCCGGACGAGGTCTACAATCTCGGCGCACAGAGCCACGTCGCGGTCTCGTTTGAGGCTCCGGAATACACCGCCGATGTCGACGCCATTGGCACATTGCGGCTCTTGGAAGCGATCCGGTTTCTGGGGCTCGAGAAGACAACCCGCTTTTATCAGGCATCGACCTCCGAACTCTACGGTCTCGTCCAGGAAACCCCGCAAAAGGAAACCACCCCTTTCCACCCGCGCTCGCCTTATGGGGTGGCCAAGCTTTACGCCTACTGGATCGCGGTGAACTACCGTGAGGCCTATGGGATGTATGCCTGTAACGGGATCCTGTTCAATCACGAGAGCCCGCGGCGCGGCGAAACCTTTGTGACGCGCAAGATCACGCGCGGCTTGTCGAACATTGCTTTGGGCTTGGAGCCGTGCCTCTACATGGGCAACATCGATAGCTTGCGCGACTGGGGCCACGCCAAGGACTACGTTCGCATGCAGTGGATGATGCTCCAGCAGGACGCGCCGGAAGATTTCGTGATCGCCACCGGCAAGCAGTATTCCGTGCGCGAGTTCATCACCTGGACGGCGCGCGAGCTCGGGATCGAGCTGGAATTCTCGGGCTCCGGCACCGAGGAGATCGCGACCGTTGCATCTGTCAAAGGCGACAAGGCACCCGCGCTGAAGGTCGGCGACGTCGTGATGCGGATCGACCCGCGCTATTTCCGTCCCGCCGAGGTGGACACGCTGCTGGGTGACCCGACCAAAGCCAAGGAAAAGCTCGGTTGGGTGCCCGAGATCACCGCGCAGGAAATGTGTGCCGAGATGGTCGCAGAGGACCACAAGGCCGCGCGGCGTTACGCGCTCCTCAAGGAACACGGGCTGGACCTGCCGGTCTCGCTCGAAGGCTGA
- the rfbA gene encoding glucose-1-phosphate thymidylyltransferase RfbA — MTNRKGIILAGGSGTRLYPITMGVSKQLLPVYDKPMIYYPLTTLMLAGIREIAVITTPHDQEQFIRTLGDGSQWGLSLTYITQPSPDGLAQAYLLAEEFLAGSPSAMVLGDNIFFGAGLGEILKAANATERGGTVFGYRVRDPERYGVVDFDESGTVRSIIEKPEVPPSQFAVTGLYFLDETAPERAKTITPSARGELEITTLLETYLHDGALSVTQMGRGFAWLDTGTHGSLLDAGNFVRTLEERQGLQSGSPDEIAFEKGWICSQELADRAKKFGKNAYGRYLCEIAEP, encoded by the coding sequence ATGACTAATCGCAAAGGCATTATTCTGGCGGGCGGCTCGGGCACGCGGCTCTATCCGATCACGATGGGCGTTTCGAAGCAGCTTCTGCCGGTCTATGACAAGCCGATGATCTACTACCCGCTGACGACGCTGATGCTGGCAGGCATCCGCGAGATCGCGGTGATCACGACGCCGCATGATCAGGAGCAGTTCATCCGCACCCTCGGCGATGGCAGCCAATGGGGGCTGAGCCTGACCTATATAACGCAGCCCTCGCCCGACGGTCTGGCGCAGGCCTATCTGCTGGCCGAGGAGTTCCTCGCCGGCAGCCCTTCGGCGATGGTTCTGGGCGACAACATCTTCTTCGGCGCGGGGCTCGGCGAGATCCTCAAAGCGGCGAATGCGACGGAGCGCGGCGGCACCGTCTTCGGCTATCGCGTGCGCGATCCGGAGCGGTATGGCGTGGTGGATTTCGACGAGAGCGGCACCGTGCGTTCGATTATCGAGAAGCCCGAAGTGCCGCCGTCGCAATTCGCGGTGACGGGGCTCTACTTCCTCGACGAAACCGCGCCCGAACGTGCCAAGACGATCACACCTTCGGCGCGTGGCGAGTTGGAGATCACGACACTTCTCGAAACCTACCTGCATGACGGCGCGCTCTCGGTCACCCAGATGGGCCGCGGCTTTGCTTGGCTCGACACCGGAACGCATGGCAGCCTGCTCGATGCGGGGAATTTCGTGCGCACGCTGGAGGAGCGGCAAGGCCTGCAAAGCGGTTCGCCCGACGAGATCGCCTTCGAGAAGGGATGGATCTGCAGTCAGGAACTGGCCGACCGTGCGAAGAAATTCGGCAAGAACGCTTACGGAAGGTATCTATGCGAAATTGCGGAACCGTGA
- the rfbD gene encoding dTDP-4-dehydrorhamnose reductase, which produces MILVFGQTGQVALELQRLVPDAVFLGRNRVDLRDPGAAAQAIREAKPEAVINAAAYTAVDKAEEEEALAQAVNGDAPAAMAEACRDLGIPFVHISTDYVFDGSGQTPFKPTDPTAPLGAYGRTKLAGEQAIRATGGTFAILRTSWVFSAHGGNFVKTMLRLSESRDHLTIVADQIGGPTPAKAIAEACLTIAKELQRTPEKSGVYHFSGSPDVSWAGFAREIFARAGRGVTVEDIPSADYPTPAKRPLNSRLDCSDLAVFGLNRPDWRSGLNEVLIELGAV; this is translated from the coding sequence ATGATCCTCGTCTTCGGACAGACCGGCCAAGTCGCGCTGGAGTTACAGCGCCTCGTGCCCGATGCGGTGTTTTTGGGCCGGAATAGGGTCGATTTGCGTGATCCCGGTGCCGCTGCACAGGCGATCCGGGAGGCCAAGCCCGAGGCCGTGATCAACGCCGCCGCCTATACGGCTGTCGACAAGGCCGAAGAAGAAGAGGCGCTCGCGCAGGCGGTCAATGGCGACGCGCCCGCGGCGATGGCCGAAGCCTGCCGCGACCTCGGCATTCCCTTCGTTCACATCTCCACCGATTACGTCTTCGACGGTTCGGGCCAGACGCCGTTCAAGCCGACCGATCCGACTGCACCGCTGGGTGCCTATGGCCGGACCAAGCTCGCCGGAGAACAGGCGATCCGGGCGACGGGTGGCACCTTCGCCATCCTGCGCACCAGCTGGGTCTTCTCGGCACATGGCGGGAATTTCGTGAAGACGATGCTGCGCCTGTCCGAGAGCCGCGATCACCTGACGATCGTCGCCGACCAGATCGGTGGACCGACACCGGCCAAGGCCATCGCCGAGGCTTGCCTGACCATCGCAAAGGAACTGCAGCGCACGCCCGAAAAAAGCGGCGTTTACCATTTCTCAGGCTCTCCCGATGTAAGCTGGGCAGGCTTCGCGCGGGAGATATTCGCGCGGGCCGGGCGCGGCGTGACGGTGGAGGACATTCCCAGCGCCGACTATCCGACGCCTGCGAAACGGCCGCTCAACTCGCGGCTCGACTGCAGCGATCTGGCCGTGTTCGGCCTGAACAGACCCGATTGGAGATCGGGATTGAATGAAGTGTTAATTGAATTGGGAGCGGTATGA